In Aphelocoma coerulescens isolate FSJ_1873_10779 chromosome 13, UR_Acoe_1.0, whole genome shotgun sequence, the following are encoded in one genomic region:
- the SOWAHA gene encoding ankyrin repeat domain-containing protein SOWAHA, whose protein sequence is MDEAFGPTRGASVTSLLLSLTPGSKPSPCQPPPDTAAPRAHCPDPTLPAATAPRAGRDRRRGRCASCAGRGGPSTSAGAVAGGSLAAAGASRPRALAISAGSRHPTLRRGGGRGGSSTTTTTCGGGMAELDISAEAVMGFLRERGGRVCNTELVSAFRPLLEASGPGAGEAEGRAARRERFKAAVNAVATVKEIDGVKFVVLKRQLRAAPPAGVDAGAPVPISFPDPDPVGTSPEEPPGPRAVAELRGLFQGGGGGVPLPGGARGARREPPPKPCMLPVRWVLPPAAPGPPEEAVTPLSPPPPDEETGSRSPGLRRGPKNHRASEETVVPLEQAEHQWLVLAADGQWTQQLHGLLLGDASLAARRDFISGFTALHWAAKSGNCDMVTNIIRAAEKGGSRVNVDARSHGGYTALHLAAIHGQEKIITMLVYSYHAKIDLRDYSGKKPHQYLKEGASLTIRRLLGDPSLSQNMEHSMPIKKSTKLAASILSSTSTFLGVISDDMAFYDLTKGLRKPSTLNKLLAATTGPRRKPKTRGGFPSYSSLSEVMEEEEEVVVKRRPVSELFFGH, encoded by the coding sequence ATGGACGAAGCGTTCGGTCCCACCCGAGGAGCCTCCGTGACCTCCCTCCTGCTCTCACTCACTCCTGGGTCGAAGCCGAGTCCGTGTCAGCCGCCGCCTGATACCGCCGCTCCCCGCGCCCACTGCCCGGACCCTACCCTCCCGGCAGCCACCGCCCCGCGGGCGGGGCGAGATCGGCGCCGGGGCCGCTGCGCTTCGtgtgcggggcggggcggcccgaGCACCTCCGCGGGAGCGGTCGCGGGGGGGtcgctggcagcagcaggtgccTCCCGCCCGCGAGCTCTGGCCATCTCTGCAGGCTCCCGGCATCCTACGCTGCGCCgaggcggcgggcgcggcggcagctccaccaccaccaccacctgtgGCGGCGGGATGGCGGAGCTCGACATCAGCGCGGAGGCAGTGATGGGCTTCCTGagggagcgcggcgggcgggTGTGCAACACCGAGCTGGTGAGCGCCTTCCGGCCGTTGCTGGAGGCCAGCGGGCCCGGTGCCGGGGAGGCAgaggggcgggcggcgcggcgggagcggtTCAAGGCGGCGGTGAACGCCGTGGCCACGGTGAAGGAGATCGATGGCGTCAAGTTTGTGGTGCTGAAGCGGCAGCTGCGCGCTGCCCCGCCGGCAGGGGTCGATGCCGGCGCCCCTGTCCCGATTTCCTTCCCCGACCCGGACCCCGTCGGGACGTCCCCCGAGGAGCCGCCCGGGCCACGGGCCGTGGCCGAGCTGCGGGGCCTGTTccagggcggcggcggcggtgtgCCTCTGCCCGGCGGCGCGAGGGGAGCTCGGCGGGAGCCGCCGCCCAAGCCCTGCATGCTCCCCGTGCGCTGGGTGCTGCCTCCCGCTGCCCCAGGGCCGCCCGAGGAGGCAGtcaccccgctgtcccccccacCGCCTGACGAGGAGACCGGGTCCCGCTCGCCCGGGCTGCGGAGGGGGCCCAAGAACCACCGGGCCAGCGAGGAGACGGTGGTGCCCCTGGAGCAGGCGGAGCACCAGTGGCTGGTGCTGGCGGCCGACGGGCAGTGGACACAGCAGCTCCACGGGCTGCTTCTGGGCGACGCCAGCCTGGCGGCTCGCAGGGACTTCATCTCCGGCTTCACCGCCCTGCACTGGGCCGCCAAGAGCGGCAACTGCGACATGGTGACCAACATCATCCGAGCGGCCGAGAAGGGCGGGTCCCGTGTCAATGTGGATGCCAGGTCGCATGGTGGCTACACGGCACTGCACCTGGCTGCCATACACGGCCAGGAGAAGATCATCACCATGCTCGTCTACAGCTACCATGCCAAGATTGACCTGAGGGACTACAGCGGGAAGAAGCCACACCAGTACTTAAAGGAAGGGGCATCCCTTACAATTAGGCGCTTGCTGGGGGaccccagcctttcccaaaaCATGGAGCATTCCATGCCCATCAAGAAGTCCACAAAGCTTGCGGCTTCAATCTTGAGCTCCACTAGCACTTTTCTGGGGGTCATATCTGATGACATGGCTTTCTACGATCTCACCAAAGGTTTAAGGAAGCCCTCCACTTTAAACAAGCTTCTAGCTGCCACTACGGGCCCAAGGAGGAAGCCAAAGACCAGAGGGGGCTTCCCTTCGTATTCCTCACTCTCTGAGGtaatggagga